A genomic region of Deinococcus carri contains the following coding sequences:
- a CDS encoding GGDEF domain-containing protein — protein MPRPEILSRNPFEDAFEKLGSAPLTLAVLDLDHFKLLNDTLGHTEGDRVLRGVERLLAGSLPGGSIIGRIGGDEYAVILPETAAETALILFDEVIKHFHIHRDPQWPRTLGLSVGLAARPAHAHTFAELYRAADEALLRAKREGRSRACIYVESKMVLKSNYYPKSQLERLAKLSGALGRTEASLLREALDDLIERNRGAL, from the coding sequence ATGCCCCGACCTGAAATCCTGTCCCGTAACCCGTTTGAGGATGCCTTCGAGAAGCTTGGCTCCGCGCCGCTGACGCTGGCGGTGCTGGACCTCGATCATTTCAAGCTGCTGAACGACACGCTGGGGCACACCGAGGGGGACCGGGTGCTGCGCGGGGTCGAGCGGCTCCTGGCGGGCAGTCTGCCGGGCGGCAGCATCATCGGGCGCATCGGCGGCGACGAATATGCGGTCATCCTGCCTGAAACCGCCGCCGAAACGGCCCTGATCCTCTTCGACGAGGTGATCAAGCACTTCCATATCCACCGCGACCCGCAGTGGCCGCGCACGCTGGGCCTGAGCGTGGGGCTGGCCGCCCGCCCCGCTCACGCCCATACCTTCGCGGAGCTGTACCGCGCCGCCGACGAGGCGCTGCTGCGGGCTAAGCGCGAGGGCCGCAGCCGGGCGTGCATCTACGTGGAAAGCAAGATGGTCCTCAAGAGCAACTACTACCCCAAGAGCCAGCTCGAACGCCTCGCCAAGCTGTCGGGCGCGCTGGGCCGCACCGAGGCGAGCCTGCTGCGGGAGGCGCTGGACGACTTGATCGAGCGGAACCGGGGGGCGCTGTGA
- a CDS encoding nucleoside deaminase, which produces MTPQPTAHIPQPWLAALAQAWEAYLHGSYPIGAVVVDAAGEVIARGRNRLGEARGAEGGVISGHDLAHAEINALLNLAATPRPECYGWTVLTTVEPCPQCAGAIAMSGLRAVEYAAPDPWGGCTRLLTDDPYVSRKGIRVGRAPESVGRAALRLALVGFLEEGYSGLDRFLQAFHEYGEDLAAARELHDRGTLRDLRSRGAALAEVLDVLDGGAA; this is translated from the coding sequence GTGACCCCACAACCTACAGCCCACATCCCACAACCCTGGCTCGCCGCCCTCGCCCAGGCCTGGGAAGCCTATCTGCACGGCTCCTATCCCATTGGGGCCGTCGTGGTGGATGCGGCGGGGGAAGTTATCGCGCGGGGGCGCAACCGGCTGGGGGAAGCGCGTGGGGCGGAAGGGGGCGTCATCAGTGGGCATGACCTGGCGCACGCGGAAATCAACGCGCTGCTGAATCTGGCCGCCACACCACGCCCAGAGTGCTACGGCTGGACGGTGCTGACCACCGTCGAACCCTGCCCGCAGTGTGCGGGGGCCATCGCCATGAGCGGGCTGCGGGCCGTCGAGTACGCCGCGCCCGACCCGTGGGGGGGCTGCACCCGCCTCCTGACCGACGACCCCTACGTCTCGCGCAAGGGCATCCGGGTAGGGCGCGCGCCGGAAAGCGTGGGGCGGGCGGCGCTGCGGCTGGCGCTGGTGGGCTTTCTGGAGGAGGGGTACAGCGGCCTGGACCGGTTCCTGCAAGCCTTTCACGAGTACGGGGAAGACCTGGCCGCCGCCCGTGAATTGCACGACCGGGGCACCCTGCGCGACTTGCGTTCGCGTGGGGCAGCTCTGGCCGAAGTCCTGGATGTGCTGGACGGAGGAGCCGCATGA
- a CDS encoding NUDIX domain-containing protein has translation MTHTTPTTFLNLSPSPERTGRACVWVEHQGRVLMVGLEWGGWTLPGGGIHPGETGEEAAVREAWEEVGARVEVTGDPWTLRGSSGVESACYPARLLSLHPSPEGRPVAWVNPRALPWADDPQLRQVLGTRGETPPALALPERVRLALTQAAQLGFDRTSSLETGRLLRVLAATRPGGRLAELGSGTGAGAAWLLAGMDAAAYLLTVEEDARRARSARRVLAGDGRAEVLHGDWREVLTRGPFDLLFSDCAPAKRETESLDLLVDALRPGGLLVLDNFSPPGRLPEALHAGDPEREALWAHPALTCTEVAVSAAERVILAARTG, from the coding sequence ATGACCCACACCACCCCCACGACCTTTCTGAACCTCTCGCCGTCGCCCGAACGCACGGGGCGCGCCTGCGTCTGGGTCGAGCATCAGGGCCGGGTGCTGATGGTGGGCCTGGAATGGGGCGGCTGGACCCTGCCGGGCGGCGGCATCCATCCCGGCGAGACGGGCGAGGAAGCCGCCGTGCGCGAGGCCTGGGAGGAAGTCGGCGCGCGGGTGGAGGTGACGGGCGACCCCTGGACCCTGCGCGGCTCGTCCGGCGTGGAGTCCGCGTGTTACCCCGCCCGCCTGCTGTCGCTGCACCCCAGCCCCGAAGGCCGCCCGGTCGCCTGGGTCAACCCGCGCGCCCTCCCCTGGGCCGATGACCCGCAACTGCGGCAGGTCCTGGGGACGAGAGGGGAGACGCCCCCCGCGCTGGCCCTGCCGGAGCGGGTGCGGCTGGCCCTCACCCAGGCGGCGCAGCTGGGCTTTGACCGCACGAGCAGCCTGGAAACGGGGCGACTGCTGCGTGTGCTGGCCGCCACGCGCCCCGGCGGACGCCTCGCGGAACTGGGCAGCGGGACGGGGGCAGGCGCGGCTTGGCTGCTGGCGGGAATGGACGCCGCCGCCTATCTGCTCACGGTGGAGGAGGACGCCAGACGCGCCCGGAGCGCCCGCCGTGTGCTGGCCGGGGACGGGCGGGCGGAGGTGCTCCACGGCGACTGGCGGGAGGTGCTGACGCGCGGCCCCTTCGACCTGCTCTTCAGCGACTGCGCGCCCGCCAAGCGCGAGACGGAGAGCCTCGACCTGCTGGTAGATGCCCTGCGCCCCGGCGGCCTGCTGGTGTTGGACAACTTCAGCCCGCCCGGCCGGTTGCCCGAGGCCCTGCACGCGGGCGATCCCGAGCGTGAGGCGCTGTGGGCACACCCCGCCCTGACCTGCACCGAGGTGGCCGTGAGCGCGGCTGAGCGAGTAATTCTGGCCGCGAGGACCGGATGA
- the groES gene encoding co-chaperone GroES: MLKPLGDRVLVEIIEETEQKTAGGLYVPDTAKEKSQRGKVIAVGNGKLLDNGTRVPLDVQEGDTVYFAKYGGTEVSLDGKNYSLLNERDILAIVE, from the coding sequence ATGCTGAAACCTTTGGGCGACCGCGTTCTCGTTGAGATCATCGAAGAAACCGAGCAGAAGACCGCCGGGGGCCTGTACGTCCCCGACACCGCCAAGGAAAAGAGCCAGCGCGGCAAGGTCATCGCCGTCGGCAACGGCAAGCTGCTCGACAACGGCACGCGCGTCCCGCTGGATGTCCAGGAAGGCGACACCGTGTACTTCGCCAAGTACGGCGGCACCGAAGTCAGCCTCGACGGCAAGAACTACAGCCTGCTGAACGAGCGCGACATCCTCGCCATCGTTGAGTGA